A single Crateriforma conspicua DNA region contains:
- a CDS encoding helix-turn-helix domain-containing protein, which yields MQTSAQPESTPTASSLGSADSRSRRVVSFPLERPRLKVRRHLRPRRGGNDGTTAKSLPYCVLGPENQLLCHLAGPQGGLLSLASPLLITGPSGIGKSAFALHLAARHAVQHPIDGQPAVVHYLPAVDFARQYADAINSDDLPPLQSELDEVEILVLDDLHLIADKSAAQEELSNRIDRRAESGKLTILVCRRFPSDTRGLRPRLVSRSMGGLTLNIACPGDEARRVLLGEYFLLHDLVVPPDMVHLLSAGLPDGLTPRDLEGCVKQLNLWCRMNDRAPDMEGIQFALDSLQRDSELSINAITKSVARHFRLRSADLRSSSRQQKIVRARSLAMTLARQLTTHSLHQIGESFGGRDHSTVLHAIRKTEASLVSDADLRRAAAEVTEKLGA from the coding sequence GTGCAAACGTCGGCCCAACCCGAATCAACGCCCACCGCGTCATCGCTGGGATCTGCGGATTCCCGGTCGCGTCGTGTCGTGTCGTTTCCATTGGAACGTCCACGTTTAAAGGTCCGGCGTCACCTGCGTCCCCGTCGCGGCGGGAACGATGGAACCACCGCAAAATCGCTGCCGTATTGCGTTTTGGGGCCCGAGAATCAATTGCTGTGTCACCTGGCCGGTCCGCAAGGCGGATTGTTGTCGTTGGCCAGCCCACTGTTGATCACCGGACCATCGGGCATCGGCAAATCGGCCTTTGCCCTGCACTTGGCGGCCCGACATGCGGTTCAGCATCCTATCGACGGCCAGCCCGCGGTCGTGCATTACTTGCCGGCGGTGGATTTTGCTCGTCAGTACGCCGACGCGATCAATTCGGATGACTTGCCACCGCTGCAAAGCGAATTGGACGAGGTGGAAATCCTGGTACTGGATGACTTGCACCTGATCGCGGACAAGTCGGCGGCTCAGGAGGAACTGTCCAACCGAATCGATCGACGCGCCGAATCCGGCAAGTTGACCATTTTGGTTTGTCGGCGGTTCCCGTCGGACACCCGCGGATTGCGTCCTCGGTTGGTCAGTCGTTCGATGGGTGGGCTGACGCTGAACATCGCCTGCCCGGGTGACGAAGCTCGACGGGTTTTGTTGGGCGAATATTTCCTACTGCACGACTTGGTCGTCCCGCCCGACATGGTGCATTTGTTGTCGGCGGGTCTTCCCGACGGGCTGACACCACGCGATTTGGAAGGCTGTGTCAAACAGCTGAACCTGTGGTGCCGGATGAACGATCGCGCCCCCGACATGGAAGGCATCCAATTCGCTCTGGATTCACTGCAGCGCGATTCGGAGCTTTCGATCAACGCGATCACCAAATCGGTGGCCCGTCATTTTCGCTTGCGATCGGCAGATTTACGCAGCAGTTCACGCCAGCAGAAGATCGTTCGAGCCCGATCCCTGGCGATGACACTTGCTCGCCAATTGACCACCCACAGTCTGCATCAGATCGGCGAATCCTTTGGCGGGCGCGACCATTCAACGGTGCTGCACGCGATCCGCAAGACGGAAGCTTCGTTGGTCAGCGATGCCGATTTGCGCCGTGCCGCGGCCGAAGTCACCGAAAAGCTGGGCGCCTGA
- the dnaN gene encoding DNA polymerase III subunit beta, which produces MKISCQRDTLTAAFSLAASIAPARSPKEILQNVKVTASGGKLTLAATDMEVGIRLEVTEGVEIEVEGTALLPVQRTGAILRESNDETLTIETDEGGIRVTGGRSKFKLPGGNPDEFPVVDGFDEDKYHVVPTRLFREMVRRTVFATDSESSRYALGGVLLELDANRVIAVGTDGRRLARMEGKGESQGGHETSGMSTIVPTRAIQLIERALNDKEETVDIAARPNDLLLRTSTAVIYSRLVEGRYPNWRQVFPTRENAIQLDMTIGPLFAALRQAAIVTDHESRGIDFTFANGTLKLEASTADIGESQVELPIAYDGEPITLTMDHRYVADFCKVLDSETAFIFEIESGNAPALLSTDDGYGYVIMPMARDR; this is translated from the coding sequence ATGAAAATTTCTTGCCAGCGTGACACCCTGACCGCCGCCTTTTCCCTGGCAGCCAGCATCGCTCCTGCACGATCGCCCAAGGAAATCCTGCAGAACGTCAAGGTGACCGCGTCCGGTGGCAAGTTGACGCTGGCAGCGACCGACATGGAGGTGGGGATCCGTCTGGAAGTCACCGAGGGCGTGGAAATCGAAGTCGAAGGTACGGCTTTGCTGCCCGTCCAGCGGACCGGAGCGATTCTGCGGGAAAGCAATGACGAAACGCTGACAATCGAAACCGATGAAGGCGGCATTCGTGTGACCGGTGGACGCAGCAAGTTCAAGCTGCCCGGCGGCAACCCCGATGAATTCCCGGTCGTCGACGGCTTTGACGAAGACAAATACCACGTCGTTCCGACGCGACTGTTTCGCGAAATGGTTCGCCGAACCGTTTTCGCCACCGATTCGGAAAGCAGCCGTTATGCCCTGGGCGGCGTGCTGTTGGAATTGGACGCCAATCGTGTGATCGCCGTCGGCACCGACGGTCGCCGTCTGGCCCGAATGGAAGGCAAAGGGGAATCCCAGGGCGGGCACGAAACCAGTGGGATGAGCACGATTGTTCCGACGCGAGCCATCCAGCTGATCGAACGGGCGCTGAACGATAAAGAAGAAACCGTCGACATCGCCGCCCGACCGAATGACCTGCTGTTGCGAACGAGCACGGCGGTGATCTACAGCCGTTTGGTCGAAGGCCGGTATCCGAATTGGCGTCAAGTTTTTCCGACTCGCGAAAATGCCATCCAGTTGGACATGACCATCGGACCGTTGTTTGCAGCATTGCGACAAGCGGCCATCGTCACCGATCACGAAAGTCGCGGGATCGATTTCACCTTTGCCAACGGAACGCTGAAGCTGGAAGCCAGCACCGCCGACATCGGTGAATCGCAGGTCGAATTGCCGATCGCGTACGACGGGGAACCGATCACCCTGACGATGGACCATCGCTACGTCGCCGATTTTTGCAAAGTGTTGGATTCGGAAACGGCATTCATTTTCGAAATCGAATCGGGCAATGCCCCTGCCCTGCTGTCGACCGACGACGGCTACGGTTACGTGATCATGCCCATGGCACGAGACCGATGA
- a CDS encoding DUF721 domain-containing protein: MNEDKPRLRKVGSIINQLMARRGYAQIAASEQIQNIVRQAAGPPLADSIEVGQQKAGVLFLYATDSVTLQELNFQKRRMLRKIQKEMPAANVTDLRFRIQAPGKSSSS, from the coding sequence ATGAACGAAGACAAACCGCGGCTGCGAAAAGTCGGCTCCATCATCAATCAACTGATGGCACGTCGCGGTTATGCCCAAATCGCGGCGTCCGAACAGATACAGAACATCGTTCGACAAGCCGCCGGTCCGCCACTGGCAGACAGTATCGAAGTCGGGCAACAAAAGGCGGGCGTACTGTTTCTTTACGCCACCGATTCGGTCACGCTGCAGGAACTGAATTTTCAAAAGCGTCGGATGCTGCGAAAGATTCAAAAGGAAATGCCCGCGGCCAATGTGACCGACCTGCGGTTTCGCATCCAAGCGCCCGGCAAATCATCATCGTCGTGA
- a CDS encoding TrmH family RNA methyltransferase has product MSESTDPSHVPIRINDWQDPRVAVFANLPRSGSDRRLHHDGVFVCEGRWVTHRMLDSNVNPVAVLAREDLAPEFVQAAGGRCPVYQMDKPAMDHLMGFEFHRGVIACGTRPAIPNADDFDRIRGRGLVVLDQIHTAENVGMILRSCAAFGIQDVWIGGGTIDPMRRRVTRVSMGAVFAQRFFHTTTVAADLDRLRKRLDVTILATSLDKTADSIRGYEVPARRPQVLVLGNEAEGVAEQTQRIADRCLSIPMAPGVDSLNVAAAASIFLQHLFGVD; this is encoded by the coding sequence ATGTCCGAATCGACTGATCCGTCACACGTCCCCATTCGCATCAACGACTGGCAAGACCCGCGTGTCGCGGTGTTTGCGAATCTGCCACGTTCGGGTTCTGACCGACGGTTGCACCACGATGGGGTGTTCGTTTGCGAAGGCCGCTGGGTCACCCATCGAATGTTGGATAGCAATGTAAACCCGGTCGCGGTTTTGGCTCGCGAAGACCTCGCACCCGAGTTTGTCCAAGCCGCTGGTGGACGTTGTCCCGTCTACCAGATGGATAAACCGGCCATGGACCACTTGATGGGTTTTGAATTCCATCGTGGTGTCATCGCCTGCGGGACACGACCGGCGATCCCAAACGCCGATGATTTTGATCGCATCCGCGGGCGTGGCTTGGTCGTCTTGGATCAAATCCATACCGCCGAAAACGTGGGGATGATCCTGCGAAGCTGCGCCGCATTCGGCATTCAAGACGTGTGGATCGGCGGTGGGACCATCGACCCAATGCGACGACGGGTGACCCGTGTATCGATGGGGGCCGTCTTTGCCCAGCGGTTCTTTCACACCACCACGGTCGCAGCAGATTTGGATCGGCTTCGAAAAAGACTTGACGTCACGATATTGGCGACGTCGCTGGATAAAACCGCCGACAGCATCCGAGGCTACGAAGTGCCCGCCCGACGACCACAAGTGTTGGTGTTGGGAAATGAAGCAGAGGGCGTTGCGGAACAGACCCAGCGAATCGCCGACCGGTGTTTGAGTATCCCGATGGCACCGGGTGTCGACAGCCTAAACGTCGCGGCGGCCGCGTCCATCTTTTTACAACACCTGTTTGGTGTGGACTGA
- a CDS encoding cytochrome-c peroxidase, translating to MSAQDFMLRCIHMTPLNRPQTFRVALIFVIVGSFLSATSKATRPDMDDRSGRRLTLPDTPDNYCQPNWPDHFARSADRLDNTPDDNPITDHGATLGRVLFYDPTLSSSGNTSCASCHQQKLAFTDDERLSIGHRGETVARNSMSLINVRFYQRGRFFWDERARTLEDQVLMPIIDPIEMGHQLPALTNQLQNDPMYPPLFEKAFGDREIDQDRIAKALAQFVRSIVSYRAKYDIGRAAVDDISQPFPNFTPEENRGKQVFLGQGRCANCHFSNGIPTRLADGRRPVRQNAFFHMLRPVANGIDIDGPDVDQGVGGFNGVDLDMGRFKSPSLRNIEVTAPYMHDGRFETLYQVVEHYNWSVKPHPNLGGSLRVASTDGLAIRETDKDALIAFLKTLTDHALLSDPKFSDPFVDAR from the coding sequence GTGTCTGCTCAAGATTTCATGCTTCGGTGCATCCACATGACGCCTTTGAATCGTCCCCAAACCTTCCGCGTCGCACTGATATTTGTCATCGTCGGGTCTTTCCTTTCTGCGACTTCCAAAGCGACACGCCCCGACATGGATGATCGCTCGGGGCGTCGACTGACTTTGCCGGATACGCCCGACAACTACTGCCAACCGAACTGGCCGGATCATTTTGCTCGATCGGCTGACAGGCTGGACAACACACCCGATGACAACCCGATCACCGATCACGGGGCGACGCTGGGTCGAGTGCTGTTTTACGACCCGACCCTTTCATCCAGTGGGAACACTTCTTGTGCCAGTTGCCATCAACAAAAATTGGCGTTCACCGACGACGAAAGGTTAAGTATCGGGCACCGGGGTGAAACCGTCGCACGAAATTCGATGAGCCTGATCAATGTCCGCTTCTATCAACGGGGCCGATTCTTTTGGGATGAACGGGCCCGCACGTTGGAAGACCAAGTCTTGATGCCGATCATCGATCCGATCGAAATGGGCCATCAATTGCCCGCACTGACCAACCAGCTGCAAAACGATCCCATGTATCCGCCGCTGTTTGAAAAGGCCTTCGGGGATCGCGAGATCGACCAGGACCGAATTGCCAAGGCTTTGGCTCAGTTTGTTCGATCAATCGTTTCGTACCGGGCAAAGTACGACATCGGACGCGCCGCCGTTGATGATATCTCTCAGCCGTTTCCAAATTTTACACCGGAGGAGAACCGAGGAAAGCAAGTTTTCCTGGGCCAGGGTCGCTGTGCCAATTGTCACTTCAGTAACGGTATCCCCACGCGATTGGCCGATGGCCGCCGTCCGGTTCGACAAAACGCTTTCTTTCACATGCTGCGTCCGGTTGCCAACGGGATCGATATCGATGGCCCCGACGTGGATCAAGGTGTGGGCGGATTCAACGGCGTCGATCTGGACATGGGTCGATTCAAATCACCGTCACTGCGAAACATCGAAGTCACCGCACCCTACATGCACGACGGACGATTTGAAACGCTGTATCAGGTGGTGGAACACTACAATTGGTCCGTCAAACCCCATCCCAATCTGGGTGGATCGCTTCGCGTTGCTTCCACCGATGGCTTGGCGATCCGTGAAACGGACAAGGACGCCTTGATCGCTTTCTTAAAAACACTGACCGATCACGCGTTGTTGTCGGACCCGAAATTCTCCGATCCGTTTGTCGACGCGCGGTGA
- a CDS encoding hydantoinase B/oxoprolinase family protein, producing MVRKNALTSDTIRLWIDVGGTFTDAFVSHQGRRHSTKVLSSGLVRYNARRVDTEHWSVDLPDEHRVPGFWNSATVRRIDSGGQAIELGTVSETDATSGGLKILTDERGGAERDSGQADLSESVVLELDAGLEAPALAAHVLLKTPIAASLPELSVRLGTTRGTNALLTRTGAPTALITTAGFEDLLLIGEQDRPDLFAKDIIKPAPLPKWMIGINERLDHHGEVIRRPDRDEVIAVLRDLKRQGAISVAICLMHAHVNDDHERRVAKWADEVGFENISRSSEVAPLIKLVHRAETTCLDAYLNPILDDYLRRVRQQLGGSRRCRLLVMTSAGNLVPDVDYRGRDSVLSGPAGGVVALGRLADAMDCQGAIGLDMGGTSTDVSRFVGKVGRRYESEVSGTRILTPMMDIHTVAAGGGSVCASVAGRLTVGPASAGADPGPACYGRRGPLTVTDVNLLLGRLPADRFPFPLDRRAAMSRLKEIAAERNSVSASSSDCDDLAAGFLQIACTHMAEAVRTVTTSQGIDPRDMALVGFGGAAGGHLCDVAELLGITEVIDHPDASLLSALGMGLASTGHVATAGVYQAADQCDVDQLIKTAESLQTQCHQRLANELAEKQIDSPSDLGATINDRLQTRFEIDCRYLGTESTLTLDVNLRGQVDPNQWVQRFHQRHEQVFGYRRDHPVQWVAVRCEVTLASDSDIFVDPSPERSINTASDHDGDSENTTGVWINGRWQVVRVWERQALTTGQSIDAPAMIISDHSTLLLMPGWNAKVEQGGTIRMKRSTDRSPIPTDTGDTEAESETVDDVTVEVVARRLQGIADSMGEVLRRTAISVNVRERKDYSCAVFRNDGALIANAPHVPVHLGAMGHTVRHLMHVYPVMHDGDCYISNHPFAGGSHLPDVTVVTPVFCRPNDRSGAPDFIVASRAHHAEIGGITPGSMPPDATCLAQEGVLIRDFPLCRNGHENTDALMRLLTGGDYPSRCPDQNLADIQAQRAAGTDGVRALRELTRRYDVAAITRVMDRLIDLAGNSLDTWLTTLPDEPRHYQDQLDDGTVIAVQISKSHQDDRPKLKIDFTGTSDVHPHGFNATPAIVTAAVLYVLKVAGGDHLPLCDGLLRDVQLVIPVGLLNPPVDDDPRRCAAVVAGNVETSQRVVDVLMGCLDLAAASQGTMNNLLIGDDTFGYYETIGGGAGATSQRPGCDGVHTHMTNTRITDPEIFESRLPCSLIRFAIRRNSGGSGRHRGGDGLVREIEFHKDLTVSWITGRRTTSPYGVRGGCNGATGINQWVHDGEIVTLRSADTIEVSAGDRFRILSPGGGGWGVPPTADDSES from the coding sequence ATGGTTCGAAAAAATGCTTTAACGTCTGACACGATTCGTCTGTGGATCGATGTCGGTGGTACCTTCACCGATGCGTTCGTCAGCCACCAAGGCCGACGACACAGCACCAAGGTTCTGTCCAGCGGCCTGGTTCGATACAACGCGCGTCGAGTCGACACCGAACATTGGTCGGTCGATTTGCCCGATGAACATCGCGTGCCTGGATTCTGGAATTCGGCGACCGTGCGTCGGATCGACTCTGGCGGCCAAGCGATCGAGCTGGGAACCGTGTCCGAAACGGACGCGACGTCGGGTGGCCTGAAAATCTTGACGGACGAACGTGGCGGGGCCGAACGAGATTCCGGCCAGGCGGACCTATCCGAATCGGTCGTACTGGAACTGGATGCCGGTTTGGAAGCACCGGCTTTGGCGGCCCACGTTCTGCTGAAAACGCCGATCGCCGCTTCGTTGCCTGAGCTGTCTGTTCGCTTGGGAACCACTCGCGGCACCAACGCGCTGTTGACGCGGACCGGTGCGCCGACCGCTCTGATCACCACCGCGGGTTTCGAAGACTTGCTGTTGATCGGTGAACAAGATCGTCCTGATTTGTTCGCCAAAGACATCATCAAACCGGCACCTTTGCCGAAATGGATGATCGGCATCAACGAACGATTGGATCATCACGGCGAAGTGATCCGGCGACCCGATCGCGATGAAGTGATCGCCGTGCTGCGCGACCTGAAACGCCAAGGTGCGATCTCCGTTGCGATTTGCCTGATGCACGCGCACGTCAACGACGACCACGAACGTCGCGTCGCAAAGTGGGCCGACGAGGTGGGCTTTGAAAACATCAGTCGTTCCTCCGAAGTGGCGCCGTTGATCAAACTGGTCCATCGTGCCGAAACGACTTGTTTGGATGCCTATTTGAATCCCATTCTGGATGATTACCTGCGTCGTGTTCGTCAGCAGTTGGGCGGAAGCCGGCGTTGTCGATTATTGGTGATGACCAGTGCGGGAAATCTGGTACCGGATGTCGATTACCGTGGTCGCGATAGTGTGTTGTCCGGACCGGCCGGTGGCGTCGTAGCGCTGGGCCGACTGGCCGACGCGATGGATTGCCAAGGTGCCATCGGGTTGGACATGGGCGGCACCAGCACGGACGTCAGCCGTTTCGTCGGCAAGGTCGGGCGACGCTACGAATCCGAAGTTTCGGGCACACGGATCCTGACACCGATGATGGATATCCACACCGTTGCCGCCGGCGGCGGTTCGGTCTGTGCATCAGTGGCCGGGCGATTGACCGTCGGACCTGCCAGTGCGGGCGCGGATCCTGGCCCGGCCTGTTACGGCCGTCGCGGCCCGTTGACGGTGACGGACGTTAATTTGTTGTTGGGGCGTTTGCCAGCCGATCGCTTTCCATTTCCGCTGGATCGCCGGGCGGCGATGTCGCGTCTGAAAGAGATCGCCGCTGAACGAAACTCGGTCTCAGCATCGTCGTCGGACTGTGACGACTTGGCGGCCGGTTTTCTGCAGATCGCTTGCACCCACATGGCCGAAGCTGTCCGCACGGTGACGACGTCCCAGGGCATCGATCCGCGCGACATGGCTTTGGTGGGTTTCGGCGGTGCGGCCGGAGGCCACCTGTGCGATGTGGCGGAACTTCTGGGCATCACCGAAGTGATCGATCATCCAGATGCCAGCCTGTTGAGTGCTCTTGGCATGGGGTTGGCATCCACCGGGCATGTTGCCACCGCGGGTGTCTATCAAGCTGCCGATCAATGCGATGTCGATCAGCTGATCAAGACTGCGGAATCTTTACAGACACAATGCCACCAAAGGCTGGCCAACGAATTGGCGGAAAAACAAATCGATTCGCCATCGGATCTCGGAGCGACGATCAATGATCGATTGCAAACTCGTTTCGAAATCGATTGTCGCTACCTGGGCACCGAATCGACGCTGACACTGGACGTCAATCTGCGTGGTCAGGTCGATCCGAACCAGTGGGTGCAGCGGTTTCATCAGCGGCATGAACAAGTCTTTGGCTATCGCCGTGATCATCCGGTCCAGTGGGTGGCGGTGCGGTGCGAAGTCACCCTGGCGTCGGACTCGGACATCTTTGTCGACCCGTCACCCGAGCGATCGATCAACACCGCCAGTGACCACGATGGTGATTCGGAAAACACGACGGGCGTTTGGATCAACGGACGTTGGCAAGTCGTCCGCGTCTGGGAACGGCAAGCTCTGACGACAGGGCAATCCATCGACGCGCCCGCCATGATCATCAGCGACCATTCCACGTTGCTGTTGATGCCCGGTTGGAACGCCAAGGTGGAGCAGGGCGGAACCATCCGAATGAAGCGTTCGACCGATCGGTCCCCGATTCCGACCGACACCGGTGATACCGAGGCCGAATCCGAAACGGTGGACGATGTCACGGTCGAAGTCGTCGCGCGTCGTCTGCAAGGGATCGCCGATTCGATGGGCGAAGTGCTGCGTCGCACCGCGATCAGCGTCAACGTTCGAGAACGCAAAGATTATAGTTGCGCGGTGTTTCGGAACGATGGTGCACTGATTGCCAACGCGCCGCATGTTCCCGTCCACTTGGGAGCGATGGGACACACCGTCCGCCACCTGATGCATGTCTACCCCGTGATGCACGACGGCGATTGTTACATCAGCAATCATCCCTTTGCGGGCGGTTCGCACCTTCCGGATGTGACCGTCGTCACACCCGTATTTTGCCGACCAAACGATCGTTCCGGTGCGCCAGACTTTATCGTCGCCTCGCGCGCCCATCATGCCGAAATCGGTGGCATCACGCCGGGATCAATGCCACCGGATGCGACCTGTTTGGCACAGGAAGGCGTTTTGATCCGTGACTTTCCGTTGTGCCGAAACGGCCATGAAAACACGGACGCTCTGATGCGGTTGTTGACCGGGGGCGATTACCCTTCGCGATGTCCCGATCAGAACCTGGCTGATATTCAAGCACAACGCGCCGCCGGTACCGATGGCGTCCGTGCGTTGCGTGAATTGACCCGTCGCTATGACGTCGCTGCGATCACACGCGTGATGGATCGGTTGATTGACCTGGCCGGCAATTCTTTGGACACCTGGCTGACGACGTTGCCCGACGAACCGCGTCATTACCAAGACCAACTGGACGATGGGACCGTGATCGCGGTTCAGATCAGCAAGTCACACCAAGACGATCGTCCCAAACTGAAGATCGACTTTACGGGCACGTCCGACGTTCACCCCCACGGTTTCAACGCGACGCCGGCGATCGTCACCGCCGCCGTGTTGTATGTTCTTAAAGTTGCCGGTGGTGACCACTTGCCATTGTGCGATGGGCTTTTGCGCGATGTCCAACTTGTCATTCCGGTCGGGCTATTGAATCCACCCGTCGACGACGACCCACGTCGCTGTGCTGCGGTTGTCGCCGGAAACGTTGAAACCAGTCAACGTGTGGTGGACGTGCTGATGGGTTGCCTGGACCTTGCCGCGGCGTCCCAGGGAACGATGAACAATCTGTTGATCGGTGATGACACGTTTGGGTACTACGAAACGATTGGGGGCGGTGCCGGGGCAACCAGTCAACGTCCGGGGTGTGACGGCGTTCACACGCACATGACCAACACGCGGATCACCGATCCGGAAATCTTTGAAAGTCGGTTGCCGTGTTCGCTGATCCGATTCGCGATCCGGCGCAACAGCGGTGGCAGCGGTCGACACCGGGGCGGCGATGGTTTGGTTCGCGAAATCGAATTTCACAAGGACTTGACAGTTTCCTGGATCACCGGACGGAGAACCACATCACCCTATGGGGTTCGTGGCGGTTGCAACGGTGCAACAGGTATCAACCAATGGGTTCACGACGGAGAAATCGTCACCCTACGCTCGGCGGATACAATCGAGGTCAGTGCCGGTGATCGATTTCGAATTCTGTCGCCCGGCGGCGGCGGTTGGGGCGTGCCGCCGACGGCGGACGATTCCGAATCGTAA
- a CDS encoding alpha/beta hydrolase, with the protein MRSIPHSSQDPSLAAKPAAAFGWIGFGAVAITTFSLVTGFVIGLLSTASARADTPDNGNNTTTEPAVQAGAEEMAEPGGDVIRKFDVVYDPETGRAGKCDIYLPAPADIAPVNPGSPDPSPKTNDRPAVVVVHGGGWMSGDKWTMYSHCNALAKRGHVVISINYRLAPEHKFPAQVDDVRKALLWLDDHASELNVDLNRVGLFGYSAGGHLSALVAVVADESPEIRQRSSDWAVDDARWDRLPKIKAVCAGGPPCDFRELPPENTSLAYFLGGSRRQVPEIYRAASPTALASTGDPPIHIIHGGDDFLVPVTTSRSFVAALRDQGVECQLTELPKLGHLMTFMDQRTKQTMIRWFEKML; encoded by the coding sequence ATGCGTTCGATACCGCATTCATCCCAAGATCCATCTTTGGCCGCCAAGCCCGCCGCCGCATTCGGGTGGATCGGTTTCGGCGCGGTCGCGATCACAACGTTCAGCCTGGTGACCGGTTTCGTGATCGGGCTGCTGAGCACTGCGTCTGCCCGGGCGGACACGCCAGACAATGGCAACAACACCACGACCGAACCCGCCGTCCAAGCGGGTGCGGAAGAGATGGCCGAACCAGGCGGCGACGTCATTCGCAAGTTCGACGTCGTCTATGACCCGGAAACCGGCAGGGCAGGCAAGTGTGACATTTACTTGCCCGCCCCCGCGGACATCGCCCCCGTCAACCCGGGTTCGCCCGATCCATCGCCCAAGACAAACGACCGTCCTGCCGTGGTCGTGGTTCACGGTGGCGGATGGATGTCGGGCGACAAATGGACGATGTACAGCCATTGCAACGCGCTGGCGAAACGCGGCCACGTGGTGATCAGCATCAATTACCGGTTGGCTCCCGAACACAAATTCCCGGCGCAAGTCGATGACGTGCGCAAAGCCCTGTTGTGGCTGGACGATCATGCGTCCGAATTGAACGTCGACCTGAATCGTGTTGGATTGTTCGGTTATTCCGCCGGCGGACATCTTTCGGCGCTCGTTGCCGTCGTGGCGGACGAATCACCCGAGATTCGCCAACGCTCCAGCGACTGGGCGGTCGACGACGCTCGCTGGGATCGGTTGCCAAAGATCAAAGCGGTCTGCGCGGGCGGGCCGCCTTGTGACTTTCGTGAATTGCCACCGGAAAATACTTCGCTGGCCTACTTCTTGGGTGGTTCACGACGCCAGGTTCCCGAAATCTATCGTGCCGCATCACCCACAGCCCTGGCATCGACGGGCGATCCGCCGATTCACATCATTCACGGGGGTGATGATTTTCTGGTGCCCGTCACGACCAGCCGATCCTTTGTCGCGGCGCTTCGCGACCAGGGTGTGGAGTGTCAATTGACCGAACTGCCCAAACTTGGGCACTTAATGACCTTTATGGACCAGCGGACGAAGCAAACAATGATCCGATGGTTCGAAAAAATGCTTTAA